The following are encoded together in the Echeneis naucrates chromosome 9, fEcheNa1.1, whole genome shotgun sequence genome:
- the gna14a gene encoding guanine nucleotide-binding protein subunit alpha-14 — MAGCCVSAEEKENQRINEEIEKQLRRDKKDSRRELKLLLLGTGESGKSTFIKQMRIIHGGGYTAEDKRSYAKLVYQNIFTSMQTMIRAMEALSISFSNPENQSRASSVLEVEVDKVEEFDQGFAIAIKCLWEDGGIQECYDRRREYQLSDSTKYYLTDLDRISQASYVPDLQDILRVRVPTTGIIEYPFDMENVIFRMVDVGGQRSERRKWIHCFENVTSIIFLVALSEYDQVLAECDNENRMEESKALFKTIITYSWFQRSSIILFLNKTDILQEKIMYSHISTYFPEFTGPQQDPVAAQEFILKMYQEQNPDKDKTLYPHFTCATDTENIRFVFVAVKDTILRHNLKEFNLV, encoded by the exons ATGGCCGGGTGCTGCGTGTCGGCGGAGGAGAAGGAGAACCAGAGGATCAACGAAGAGATCGAGAAGCAGCTCCGGAGGGACAAGAAGGACTCCCGCCGGGAGCTGAAGTTGCTGCTGTTAG GCACCGGAGAGAGCGGGAAGAGCACCTTCATCAAACAGATGAGAATTATCCACGGAGGAGGATACACGGCTGAGGACAAGCGGAGCTACGCCAAACTGGTCTACCAGAACATCTTCACCTCCATGCAGACCATGATCAGGGCCATGGAGGCCCTCAGCATCTCTTTCTCTAATCCTGAGAACCAG AGCCGTGCAAGCTCAGTcttggaggtggaggtggacaAGGTGGAAGAATTTGATCAAGGCTTCGCGATAGCAATCAAGTGTCTGTGGGAGGACGGAGGAATCCAGGAGTGCTATGACCGCCGCAGAGAGTATCAGCTGTCAGACTCCACCAAATA ctaTCTCACGGACCTGGACCGAATTTCACAGGCCTCTTATGTACCCGACCTTCAGGACATCCTCAGAGTCCGCGTGCCTACCACAGGCATTATCGAGTATCCGTTtgacatggagaatgtcattttcAG GATGGTGGATgtgggaggtcagaggtcagagcgAAGGAAGTGGATCCACTGCTTCGAGAACGTCACCTCCATCATCTTCCTGGTGGCGCTCAGTGAGTATGACCAGGTCCTGGCTGAATGCGACAACGAG AACCGTATGGAGGAGAGCAAAGCTCTATTCAAGACCATCATCACCTACTCCTGGTTCCAGCGCTCCTCCATCATCCTTTTTCTCAACAAGACTGACATCCTGCAGGAGAAGATCATGTACTCTCACATATCCACCTACTTCCCTGAATTCACAG GACCTCAGCAGGATCCTGTAGCTGCCCAAGAATTCATCCTGAAAATGTACCAAGAACAAAACCCAGACAAGGACAAGACGCTGTACCCTCACTTCACCTGTGCCACGGACACAGAAAACATCCGCTTTGTCTTTGTGGCCGTCAAAGACACCATCTTGAGACACAACCTGAAGGAGTTCAATCTGGTGTAA
- the LOC115049357 gene encoding guanine nucleotide-binding protein G(q) subunit alpha — protein MTLESIMACCLSEEAKEARRINDEIERQLRRDKRDARRELKLLLLGTGESGKSTFIKQMRIIHGAGYSDEDKRGFTKLVYQNIFTAMQAMIRAMETLKIPYKYEHNKGNANIVREVDVEKVTMFENPYVDAIKSLWNDPGIQECYDRRREYQLSDSTKYYLNALDRIAESSYLPTQQDVLRVRVPTTGIIEYPFDLQSVIFRMVDVGGQRSERRKWIHCFENVTSIMFLVALSEYDQVLVESDNENRMEESKALFRTIITYPWFQNSSVILFLNKKDLLEEKIMYSHLVDYFPEYDGPQRDAQAGREFILKMFVDLNPDSDKIIYSHFTCATDTENIRFVFAAVKDTILQLNLKEYNLV, from the exons atgaCCCTGGAATCCATAATGGCGTGTTGCCTCAGCGAGGAGGCGAAAGAAGCGAGGCGGATCAACGACGAGATCGAGAGGCAGCTCCGCCGGGATAAGAGGGACGCACGCCGGGAGCTGAAACTGTTGCTTCTCG GCACTGGGGAGAGTGGGAAGAGCACATTCATCAAACAGATGAGGATTATCCATGGTGCTGGCTACTCTGATGAGGACAAAAGGGGTTTCACCAAACTGGTCTACCAGAACATCTTCACAGCCATGCAGGCCATGATCCGAGCCATGGAGACGCTCAAGATCCCCTACAAATACGAGCACAACAAG GGCAACGCCAACATCGTTAGAGAGGTGGACGTTGAAAAAGTCACCATGTTCGAGAATCCTTATGTAGATGCAATCAAGAGCTTATGGAATGACCCAGGCATCCAGGAGTGTTACGATCGAAGGAGGGAATATCAGCTCTCAGACTCAACTAAATA TTACCTGAACGCGTTGGACCGGATCGCCGAGTCATCCTATCTTCCCACCCAGCAGGACGTAttgagggttcgagtcccgaCCACAGGCATCATTGAATACCCGTTCGACCTGCAGAGTGTCATATTCAG GATGGTGGATGTTGGCGGCCAGaggtcagagaggaggaagtggatcCACTGCTTTGAGAACGTCACATCCATCATGTTTCTGGTAGCTCTCAGCGAGTACGACCAAGTTCTGGTGGAATCGGACAATGAG aaCCGGATGGAGGAGAGTAAAGCTCTGTTTAGGACGATAATCACGTACCCGTGGTTCCAAAACTCCTCAGTCATTCTGTTCCTTAACAAGAAGGATCTGTTGGAGGAAAAGATCATGTACTCTCATCTGGTTGACTACTTCCCAGAGTATGACG GTCCGCAGAGGGACGCCCAGGCAGGGCGCGAGTTCATCCTGAAGATGTTTGTGGACCTGAACCCAGATAGCGACAAGATCATCTACTCTCACTTCACCTGTGCCACTGACACAGAGAACATCCGCTTTGTCTTCGCAGCTGTTAAAGACACCATCCTGCAGCTCAACCTAAAGGAGTACAACCTGGTGTAG